The segment GCAacctgtttttgtttgttaaaattaaatatgaaaacagtttttcatttaaaaaaaaaaatacaccattgaAGTACGAAAGTATGTGAAGGTTCCGAGGCAGGGTTTTTacaatttttcgaaagctttaataaaagatccagttaaaaatgaaaatgctTATTTGTAAAAGCATGTTGTATTTTAgatgaatgaaaaagaaatctagtatattttatctcatttgtcttttaaaaaaaaatattttatatgcatatattagttttaaaaaaggtgtatATTTTTGATTTTGTGGAGGGAAAAGCCATTGATAGAAGCACTATCGTGAGTATGATTTTATATTTGCTTATTTAGTGGACATTTTGCCATATAAAAACGATGTTTTATGTCACTAGTTCACGCTTCAGTTGTTATAGATACTATATTCGAGTCCTACAGTGTTTGTataatgttttccatgtttcagatgttcgtTCAGGGTTTAAGTTagtctacttcctagtccaaagctcccgcaggacgacggggcatggcagcgggcagggtatgaacccgggaccatcgtaATGACAGACAGTTTAGCGTGCATTCCTGacaaccaggcagccttccTAAGCCAGCACGTATGAAGCTTCTAGTAATCTTGGATTATACTTAGTTAATCATGATTAATATTTCAGGGTGGCGCTGAGTTCTATACGTATACTCAAGTGGACAGCTATACCTTTCATTTGAACGCTGTGTCCAAGTACGCTGACCTGACCAACATGAGGCCAAACTGTCCAGATATTCAAGTCATTGGAAGCTTTGGGTGCGTTCTTTCTACACGTGATGTCgcttaactctttttctcctaactgacgataccagcgttgatttccaccagaatgtggtaaataattacggagagaaagagttaagttgaaATCACTAAGTACAGAGGAATAATTGTAGATATTggttcatcttatcttattagaGTTGTAGTTgttattcttatcttattatttacATACGTTCTTTCAAAAGAGATAattgcgtcctacgcgtatcAATTGGAAAACTCTTGGTTTCCGAACCAGAGAGTCCCTGGTTCGATTCCTCGTGAAGactgaaatttttaattttaggatatTTGGGGCGCCTTTGGGTCCATActgctttaatgggtacctagcATAAATTTAAGGCGGTctttttgctggccacatgacaccctcgttaaccgtgggccacagaagcagatggcctttacatcatctgtcccaaggtctgagaggggagTTTTAATTAGCAGTTGTTTGATGAATAGAAATTATGGAAGGATCATGTTATCATGTTGAGAGAAGCCGTATAACATAGTACTATACAATAACGATGTAGCTTTGATTGAGTGTGCATGAGTCCGTGTCAAGTGCTGAGTGAAACatttagatcagtggttctcaaccttttagtctcggcgaccctttttgcaatcccccactctgccgcgacccccccccccccccgcacacacacacaacaatagaagaatggacaaaaacaatccattttttcgatggtcttaggcgacccctggcaaatcgtcaattgacccccgaaggggtcgcgacccacaggttgagaacccttgaTTTAGATGTATTAATGCTCTTAGATGGTgtaatgtcttgttttttttctgtaccgGTTAGTTACTACGATCAGATGACGTCTGTGTATAATGTTCGGGTGACTTATAAGGTGTTTAGTTCACCGATGAACAAGAAATAATATTATAAGAATTATAAGAGgaagcattaactctttctctccgtaattatttttccacgttttggaaGGAAATCCTTTttctcattactatttcactacccctgttatgattgggcttcaataactttgttgttttgttatcagaaaatgtagaatttggtatagaattaaagggaaatgcatgctctttttatataagcgtggtcgagaggccacatgcgcttgaacttggcttggcttggctacctagaagggggctcgaggttcgacacccgactcgggcagagtagtgtttactgagcgcccaaaggcagcacggaaaaccaactcctagataccccctcccccccaccggtccacaaatgagattggaccaaaagcgctctgagcatgctataagcatgaaagtagcgctatataaaagctataataataataataataataataatttaaagtaaattttaaaaagtaaacattaatttaattaatttaatttaatgaggtcaaaatcaacgatggtatcgtcgattaggagagaaagagttaaaagacaaAGTCCAAAAGTACAAACAGTTAACTAATTCCTTAAAGTAGAATGCGTCACAGTCGAGTCTGTATCGTCAAATCGCGAGAACAGCAAGGCGCAACTAAAGCTCTCATGGCTATGCTTTTAAATGACGTCACAATAAAGTGTGGCGTTCAAAGCCCGTCTCCCATGGTGCGTCACTAACTACTATAGATACATTGCAATAGAGAACAggcaaaatgaaacaaaaaattacagaataaaaaaaaaagagtatgtttaaataagggaaacaactgtacatttatagccatatctatcaatacaataaaatgtatttcccttAATCaatcatcaaaatcatcatcatctttccatAGCGTTCCTCGTAGAATATAAGGCCTCAGTAAACACACCCAGTTTTCACAGTTTCttgcttgttttttaaagtattcccCGCTTTTCCCTGTCCTCttggcttcatctagtacactgcgacGTCATGTTATTGCCCTTGGGGGGATTCCACCCTTacgcctgtctagctctgttgttggtaccTTTTCTTAGGGTACGACCAATCCATTTCCACTTAAATCTCCCTTAATCAATACCGAGCTAAAATTTACTAATTACCAATggactgattggttaattttttattgatttattttatgttagGACCTGACAGGTACactgccgcccaatgcgcctaACAGCACCGGAGGATGTAAATCTAAGTCTATAATGTCAGGGTCcattaaataattgtgaaaagtttcaacttgatccgagaatggctgtgggagaaataacgtgttcaaacttttttaccagacagacagacagacagaattgatagaagctttgtaataattgCATTGCACTGGATGAAAGGAAAGGGAGCGGTATATAAGTACCTAGACACGACAGATATGTGTCAGCTTCCGGTGCTGAATTAAGCTAAGGGacatatttttaaatctttagatGATTTGATGTGTGGCTGGTTAGCGTGGCTCATCGGGCTTGCTCAATAAAGctatgaggtcaaaatcaacgatggtatcgtcgattaggaaagaaagagttacaAGACAAAGTCCAAAAGTACAAACAGTTAACGAATTCCTAAAAGAAGAATGCGTCACAGTCGAGTCTCTATCGTCAAATCGCGAGACATTATACTGTGTATCTTCTGAAAGAACAAAGAATTTACAATATGTAGTGGCGCTTATAGATTCGGTAGAATTAATCTGATCAGAATAAAAATTCGTTACTTTTATTTGGTTTTAAGTTGAGGCGGCCGCTGAGAGACCAATTCACTGATATTTAGCTCGTCCAATGTACTGCATTCCCAAAACACGCCCCTGATATTTGGACCAGATCATCCCTGCATCACTacgtgtatttttgtttttttgagtcctctgagatttctaaaaaaaattttttttaaataagacgTTTTTCTTTCCCTCCATTTTAAATTGAACTAACGCAACTTTACAAAGGGAGGTGATCAGAGAATTCCAAAACTCATGTCATTCATTGGTGATCTCCGCTTGACACAAAAAAATGTCCGATACTTATAAACTCAATCTCAAGGAGTAGGAGTAGCTATGACCACATTGAGCATCTTCACAGACCTAATAAAAGTCATAAAATATGCTTTCTGTATGTGATCAGGTCAAGTATTCCAAGTCTAACTGTGAACTGGTACTGTGTCTGCAATCAAACAACAAATTCTATTTGTCTGGTAAGACTTTTTGTCAGACTCCAGCAAGAATGTTTAGACATGTACTCATGTATCACACACATCTTTATTGGTATTAATGATGTATACTTGCATTGGGGTCTCTGTGTCACACACAGGACATCGAGTCATGTCTTTGTATCACACACAGGACATCAAAACATGTCTTTGTATCAGACAAAGGACATCAAGCCATGTCTTTATATCACACGCATGACATCAAGCCATGTCTTTTGTATCAAACACAGGACATCAAGCAATGTCTTTTGTATCAAACGCAGGACATCAAGCAATGTTTCTAACTGTGTCAAACACATATGACATAAAGCAATATTCCTGTGTCACACACAGGACATCAAGCCAAGTCTTATATCACACACAGGACATCAAGTCATGTCTCGTATCACACACAGGACATCAAGTAATGTTTCTGTGTCACACCAAGGACATCAAGCCATGTCTTTGTATCACACACCTAGTTTGAACATTTTTACTCTGTTCTAAACTTGTCTTGCATTAAACTCAATTATGTGTGATTTAGAATTTTATGATTTATGCAAAACAATAGTGCTGTACTTAACAATAAGAAATATAAGTGTTTTTTTGTCTCAAGGCTGTAGCTGGAACGGCTTTAGAAACAGCTTCAACAACAGCAACATCCACCTCTAAAACAGCTTCATACACCAGCAGCGGACTGACCAACTTGTTCAACTACTCCAGCAGTAACAATGCGGACACGATCTACGGCTGGACATGTCTGACCTACACTGAGTACGTGCCTACTTGTGGATGGAAGCTGATCCTTTATTCTTCACACCCACTCACGGGCATGGCAgtaagttgtttgtttattatttagatcagtgctttttttcttttctttcacaaagcttatatcaagtcactctgtctgtctgtctgtctggtaaaagaaaattaacattGCCTCATTCTGACTATGAAAGATAcaagcagatgtaaattatcagggccggccttaggcttATTCAAACTAGGCAGCTACTTAGGGCGTCGAATAGTGGGGGGTCTCTCAAATGACTCaaagaaatagtttttaaagaaaaaaattgcgaaTATGGATCGAATTTGAAACAGCAAAACTCTGTGGCTTTATTTGTACTAgccaagctctaagtctctactacgaTTCAAGGTTGACTCGTAAAACGGAAAGAATTATTCTGTTTGCCTGGTTCTGTGTTTTCAAGTCTGAGGGTCTATGGTTTGTGCTCTGGTCAGGGCTGTCCAGCGATtcgttttatttatattcatttgttaCCAATGTTGAAGTTACTTATTGTAAAGACGTTgattgaaacaataaataaaacaagaaaaaacttACCGCTGAGCAGGACACTCTGATTCGCAGACTTCTCTTCTAAGCGCAATTCAGTTGTAATGAGTCAATAATCCcaataaaagaaatactttacaATGCTCCAAATGAAATTCACATCCACTGAtccaaaaacataaaaaagaaaacaagccTCAACCTCAACCCAAATTAATATCCCACAACACACTGCTACATTCACAGGGGTTATTTACGTCCtccaccaggggcggactgggtgtcaaaaccGGCCCGGGCATTTTTATGCAATCCGGCCCCCCACATGCCATATGAGGGAGATCGAATTATACATCTCCTCAAAATTATTATGCTAAGTTAGATGATCTGACAAATAAGgctgtagtgtaactgagttgattttctacgtgcgtccagcgtgtcagaaggtgatgtccagtgtgtgtgtttcatgtccagtgtgtgtgtgtgtgtgtagactgcatcagtgttacgcgagacgtgctggtttcattcactgtacTGTAGTCTAATTGTGTCGAATAAAGCGATGGTATTGGTAGactagtcgttatcatttcattacaacgGTGTTGAAAGTTTCTAATTTCACTCTAAGAGTTGTAGCTTCATGACCTTCTTTTTCCTTTGGggagcagggccggtcctaccttcgatgaagtccagtagggaatcggcgcaggaggcgccattatcccgttgatggttagaaaggcttttatccaaccaccaggcctggacatggggctcttcaccctgtctgagggcacccaacggtaggcggccatatcggttgactgggccagaccgggccgtgccgtgtacacagcgcaccgtcccccgAATCTTAAGTCACCCGCTATAAGTGTCAGGGacagcgctaactgcggggagcttgtctcatattcatatactgtaaccgccactattccgtgcaagggccgccaatccagcaatccggaactgatgacgaccccctttgtggaacggcgtggcggactttttggactgggttgcaggttacttgttccatccccaccccgagtgagataaaaaaaacaaaagctcacccagggagacctgctagaaggcctggttcgctactcgttcttagcctgtccagatccacctctggatgtttccaccggagggccacgctgaggcgacgggtagctggaatttcctccgggggccggtcctacagatttcGGGGCCCTaggcgaaacggattgcgcggggcctagtttgggttgtgataaggctaataagtgaaaattaagattttgtattagaaaataaattcgtctttgcgttttattcatactttactaagtactaaatcactgtcaaattagctttacgagccatctacagtagatagtagtttttccaacaaaaagccgataaacattcagatctgccttttagatttactatcaactagcaaaatatccctttgttgttttttttaaagaggtttacatagatttagatctatattcgtataccagtgactattaaagtataattattacattttttattaaatgaaagctgacaatgccgttttttttcttaattactattaggattggcgttttccatatcgaatgacacccagaaatgaacattttagtctgtttttaaggagatttgcatcagttttcagaagattttaataacttcaggagattttcgtgactttttcgtatattttagaATTCCATAAACCCTTTAATAATTGGTTGAAATGGTttactttaataatttacacttaaAATTCGtacggggcctatgaaagtgcggggcccactgcggccgcatgggttgcagtggcctaagaccggccctgttggGGAGTATAGCATCTTGagcacatcaaattaactgaatcttatttttgttagaGCATTCTTTCTTGATGGACCACATTGTAGGACAAAACTTTTCAAAGTGTACTAGAGACTTTGCTCTCCATAGTAGATTTAAGACGCCCCCATCTTGCTATGCTGTGAGCATAAAACACCTACGCATTTTTTACCAAGCCATAGACAGCAGCAACTTCTTGAATACAGCTGACGGAATCCTTCAAGATcaggcttaactctttctctcctaactgacgataccagcgttgtttccaccagaatgtggcaaataattacggagagaaagagttaagttgttGTTAGCGCACATTGTGATTAGGGCTAGCCACCATTTAGATAAGCGGGATGAAAGCAGCTCCTTAGGcatacatacaaaatttaggATATTTGAAGGAtagtttttttcaaaaatcatcttttaattatttttttttccctttaagtgGGCTCTGGTTGTTAGTCATTGACACAATGACTTTGCGGCTATGGGCCCCTAacggtcgtgggcccgggttcattgaaccgtttcacgccatggatgctacgccactgtgaatacagatgtaggctattacattatttcggaaaatgcaTTACATTAGTAGCCCTAATACACTTTAATACGCTTAGACAACCATGACGCTctgattgtttgtttgtttttttataaaagaattttatatcatctttttacaaatttaatacgAGTCTTGGTGGCATTCGTGCTTCCCTTTCACTGCCCCTAACGGCCCAATTGGGttccggcccaccgggcatttgcccgaatgcccgtatagccagtccgcccctgtcctCCACCATAAATAAAAACTACGCTACTTTGCACGTGGGAAAAAATGCTTAATAAAGATGAGGGGGAACTAGGTTTACAACAAGgaaaaggacagagaggaatggagaaagatgtttgacagatcttgtgtggtgccccaacggtccaaggaaaaggacagagaggaatggagaaagatgtttgacagatcttgtgtggtgccccaacggtccaaggaaaaggacagagaggaatggagaaagatgtttgacagatcttgtgtggtgccccaacggtccaaggAAAagaacagagaggaatggagaaagatgtttgacagatcttgtgtggtgccccaacggtccaaggtaatggacagagaggaatggagaaagatgtttgacagatcttgtgtggtgccccaacggtccaaggaaaaggacagaaaggaatggagaaagatgtttgacagatcttgtgtggtgccccaacggtccaaggaaaaggacagagaggaatggagaaagatgtttgacagatcttgtgtggtgccccaacggtccaaggaaaaggacagagaggaatggagaaagatgtttgacagatcatgtgttgtgccccaacggtccaaggaaaaggacagagaggaatggagaaagatgtttgacagatcttgtgtggtgccccaacggtccaaggaaaaggacagagaggaatggagaaagatgtttgacagatcttgtgtggtgccccaacggtccaaggaaaaggacagagaggaatggagaaagatgtttgacagatcatgtgttgtgccccaacggtccaaggtaatggacagagaggaatggagaaagatgtttgacagatcttgtgtggtgccccaacggtccaaggaaaaggacagagaggaatggagaaagatgtttgacagatcttgtgtggtgccccaacggtccaaggTAAAGGACAGAgacgaatggagaaagatgtttgacagatcttgtgtggtgccccaacg is part of the Biomphalaria glabrata chromosome 10, xgBioGlab47.1, whole genome shotgun sequence genome and harbors:
- the LOC106065502 gene encoding uncharacterized protein LOC106065502, whose product is MPSSAMILTILLTVFIHLCRSSSGLTNLFNYSGSNNADTIYGWTCLTYTEYVPTCGWKLILYSSHPLTGMAGGAEFYTYTQVDSYTFHLNAVSKYADLTNMRPNCPDIQVIGSFGSSIPSLTVNWYCVCNQTTNSICLAVAGTALETASTTATSTSKTASYTSSGLTNLFNYSSSNNADTIYGWTCLTYTEYVPTCGWKLILYSSHPLTGMAPSSKSLLRFKVDS